The DNA region GAGAAAACCCACTGGGTGACCGTGACAGTGTGGCGCGAGCAGGTCGAGGCGGTGGAGAACCTGAAGAAGGGCGACGCGGTCTTCGCGCAGGGAGCGCTCATCGACAAGTCTTGGACTGACGACAGCGGGAACAAGCGCCGCCAAAAGAAGGGAGAGGCCAGCCTGGTGGTGGCGCTCGCCCGCAACACGACCAGCGGCGAGGGGAACTCCACCTGCACGCCCGCCCGTGCCCAGCCGCGCCGGGAACGCGCCGCCATAGCTGCCGCGCCTGCTGGACGGACCGGGGGGCTCGACATCGACTAGGGGGTGGATGACTTCCCGGCGGACGAGCAGGACCTGCCGTTCTGATTTACCTTCCCGGGGGAGGGGCCGCGACCTGGCCTCTCCCCCTTTCGTCATGCCTCAGACCAACCCGGCCTGCCCTTACGCTCGAAGAGACGGCCCCCGAATAGACCCTCGCCCTGACAGACGGAGCACTCTCACGCCCAGGAACCTGGTCCACCTCCTGCACAGCCTGCTCACGCCCAGCTTCATGCTGACTCAGCCGAACCCCATGCGCCTGCCGGACGAGTTCACCACCCTCGTCGTGCATGACGACCGTGGGCGGGGGGACGCGGCGTACGAGACCCGGACCAGCCGGGGCGAGGAAAGCATCCTGCCGGACACCTACGAGTCGGGCCTAACGTGGCACGAAGCGTACGAGTACCTCGTGCAGTCCGGGGCGCGGAAGGGTCCCCTGTGGGCGTTCGAGCAGAACCTCTCGCTGGACAATCTGCTGCCGCCCCCCGTGCTGCTGAAGTTGCACACTGAGGACGGGTCTCTACGTTCTCCCTGATGACCGCGGGGGACGCTGACGACTTCCTCACGACGATCGTTCCCACCTTCCTGAGGTATCAGCACGATCCGCTGGAGGCGCTCATCGGGCGGGAGGTGGCGTGGCAAAACGCGCTGGACGCCCGGCCGTAGGGCGGGTCCTGCATCGGAACAGTGCAGCGGCTGCTGCCGGGGGGTTGAAGCGGGGGGTGGGGCACATGGCCGCCCCCCGGCCGGGACGTACCATGCCTGATGAAGGAGGGACCGATGACGAGAGTGACCGCGACCGTGGACGAGCAAGGCCGCTTGACGCTGCCCGAGGAGATCGCGCAGCTACTCCAGGCCGGGCAGCAGCTCGTCATTGACCTGCCATTGGAGGAGAATCCCTTCACCCGCTTCATCGGGACGCTCCCCCCGTTGGACGTGGACAGCGTGGCGTATTACCGACAGGAGCGGGGGCATGAGGAATGACCACCTGCCTGGATACAAATGTCCTGAGTGCCCTGCTCGTTGCGGAGCAGGGCGCTTCCTTGATCGCGGTGCAGTTGAACGCGGCTCGCCCTCGAGGTCCCCTGGTGATTCACGTGGGCGTGTTCGCGGAACTCCTGGCCGCGCCGGACATGACACGGGAGCACCTGGCGGCATTCATACAGGAGACGGGCGTGCAGGTGGACCCGGAGCCGCCGCTAGCGGTGTGGGAACAGGCAAGTGCAGACTTTGCGGGGGTACAGCCTGCGGCGGCTGGCCAGTGGTGGCGGCCTGCCCCGGCGGCCCCTGCTGGACTTCGTGATTGGGGCGTACACCCTGCACCTGGGGGCTGCCTTCTTCACGCTGGACACGCAGCATTACCGCCTGGCGTTCCTGACCTTGCGCCTTGTCTGACGGGCATGACTCCTCGCCCCGACAGGGGGCTGGGCAGGCGCTGTGGCATGCTTCCCATGGAATCCGGGATGGTGTACGGCGAACCTTATTAGGTTCATCTGTGGCCCGCCGTAACTCTCGACCAGCCTGACCGCCGCCCCCACCACGAGCCCCCACGCGGAGCAGCGGCAGGCTCCAGCGGAGGCGGGAGCACTCACGCCGCTTGCTCTTACCATGGGTCCTTCACGTTGCGGCTATCCGTTGGCCCACACCTTGTCGACCGCTAACTTAAAGGGGACTCACCACATCTGGCTTTGCCTGATGGCCTGTCCCGTCCTCCCCTGCCCATCCCCACCGTTCCGCAGCAGCAACCCTCATGTCCACTGCCACCATCGGCCGTATTCCTCAGCCGACAGCTCGTTCTTCCTATGGTGGCTTGGATCTCCGCCTCCTCACTGGGGCTACACCGTGTCCTCTGGGAAGCGACCAGTGACTCTTCGGAATGCGGTACGTACAGCCGCCGCCGTCCGTTCATGAAACAGGTTGAGCTGTAGCCCTGCTTCTACAAGGGGTCGAAGTGGAGCCGAAATCTGTTCCAGCACTTGGGCTTGGTAGCGCAGGATCATCTTTCTGACCTTTCTCGGGAGTGGCTGCGCCCTGGGCTGAAGTTGCCGTTTCAGTGAGGCGAGACTCGGCAGCGGTGGGGCTGATGGAGGCGGCTGATGAGGCACCTGGGGTGTGACGGTGCTGGCCGTTTGAGTTAAGGGAATAGAGGCGGGTGCAACGGTCAGGGCTTCTTCCCCAGACGTGAGAACCTCCAGCCGTTTTCGATACACCCAGAGGCGACGGCAGTTCTGCTGAGACAGGCGATCCATGGCCTCGTCCAGCCGTTCCCGCAACGCTTCAGGCACCCGGAAGTCGAGTGCCCGCCGGACAAACAGTTCCTCATCGCGCCCAGCAAGAAGCAGGAGCAGGTCGTTCACGGTGGGCCGCGCGCCCTGCCCGAGCTGGGCATGGGCTTCTAAAATGCGTTTGTTAACGTCGTTGAGAGATTGAAGTGTGCAGATGATCGCTACGTGTATCCGGAAAACCGAAGGCTTGACTGTGGGGAAGCGCTATGCCGTTTTCGGCCTGGTTCATTTTCCGAGCAGACTTGAGCTGTACATCATTGACGACTACCACCAGGAGGATCCCTACCCCTACCCGGTGCATTGGGACGCCCAATGGTTCAAAGTCACCGGCCACATGGCTGGAGACCTCCAGGTCTCCTACTCGTATCAGAGCCTGTCCGTGACCGTCAGTCTGACCGCCTTCCCGCCAGAAGTGGACGAAGAGCACTTCTACGATGATCCAGGTGCAGCAGATCCAGAGGTGTTCCGTCAGATCAGAGCGCTTGAGTCAATGATCCTCAGCGGCGGACACTCGTTGGGTTGACCGCTAGCTCACCTCCAGGGGAGTCCCGAGCCAGACGGCGCAGCATGAGGCGAATCATGGCCAGATGCACCAACATCTCGGTGGTTTCTGGAAGCGCTTCGTAGTCTTTCGACAGGCGACGGCATTCTCTGAGCCATGCGAAGGTGCGCTCCACGACCCAGCGGCGGGGCAAGGCTGGCCTTCTCCGGCCCTCACGCCGTCTTCAATTGGGCTTTGAGGCCCTGAACGAAAGTGTCCTGCTCGTTGCGGGCCAGAGCCGCTACCGCCTCCTCCAGCACCAACGGTGCGGCCACCCGGCCCTCCAGGACCGCCTGCCTGACATGGTCCAAGTCGGTGGCGCTCAGTCGCTTGCGGTACAGGAATCCCAGGCGGGCCACGAGCTTCTCCGCCTGTTGCGTGAGCGGGAGAGCGACGAACTCGTCGGCGATGGTGGGGACATCCAGCAGCGGCTCCATTCGCGAGGCTTTCGCCACGGGTCTGGGGGATCCCTCGCTGCTGACGGTGGACCCTGGCAGCGGGACCCCAGCGACGGGGTAAGGGTATTCGTCCGGATGCCCAATCAGGTGCATCAGGGCGGCGGCCTTGGATTTGCGCACCACCAGGACGCCCCGCTGCACCAGCGTGTCGAAGCGGTCCATGCATTCGATGAGGAAGGCGCGGCCATGTTCGCGAAGGAGCTTGCGCGCGACTCCGTCGGCCACACCGTAGGTCCGGAAGCGGCGGGCTAGGACCGAGTCCATGGGCGTGAACTCGCGCACGAACTCATAGCGGATCACCTGCGCCTTGCCCCTCCCGGTGATGCTGACCGAGCGTAGGTAACCGCGTTTGACTAGTTCCTCGTGCGGCGACGCCAGGGCACGGCGGATGTTGCCTGGCACCGTACTAGGCAGCTTGCACTGTTCCGCCCAGGCGATCAGGTTGACCTCCAACTGATCAAGCGGCTGATCCGGATGCTCAGGATCGAAGCGCGCTCCATCTAGGATCCGGTAGAGGGCCCGCGTGCGGGGCCTGGACAGCGACAGCATGAACTCGGTGTCCAAGGGTTTGAGGTACCCGCCCCGAATGCTGGCCACAATCGCGTCCGCGAGGCGACCCGAGATGACGGTGCGCTCGTCGAAGGTCCCGTACTGGTCAGCGCTCGAGAAGTCCAGGGATTCGATGAAGTGGAATTTGGCATGGGTCCATCGCCCCTTGGGATGGTCCCGCCACCCTCCACTCACGCTGTAGGAGGACGTGTGCAGGCGCTCGAGGCAGTGGCGCAGGGTCGCGTGGTATTTACCCGTGTTGTGCCAGCCACATAGCTTGAGCAGTGCGGTGGCGCTCACCGCAAATCGCCCGTCCTCCGGCTCTCCCTGCTCAATGTAGAGGTTCAGCAGGGCGGCGGTGACGTCGCTGTCCAAGCCATGGGGCACCGCATATTTCGGGAGCGCCTCACAGCGGACCCGGACGACCCGGCCCTGGTTCTCGAACGTCACGTCCCACTCCGTAACCTCGGCCTGGTCCACCGCCGAGATCAGGTTGAGCCGGGAAAGATTCAGCTCGTCGAAGCGACTGGGTTTCGACACGGGCCTCCTTGATTGATGAATTCTACCTTCTTTGAAAAAGAATATTGATTAAAAGATATGATGATCATCATCAACACTCCTAGAAGATTTATCGTCTCAGCCGATAAATTTTGCCCGAATCGCTCAAGTGTGTCGTCGGCAATCGCTCAAGTGTGTCGTCGGCAATCGCTCAAGTGTGTCGTTGTCGGGTACCCGAATCGCTCAAGTGTGTCGTCGGCAATCGCTCAAGTGTGTCGTCGGCAATCGCTCAAGTGTGTCGTTGTCGGGTACCCGAATCGCTCAAGTGTGTCGTCTGGGAGGGCAGTCGAATCGCTCAAGTGTGTCGTCGGCAGTCTGGACCAATCGCTCAGGTGTGTCGTCGGAGAAGGGTACAAATCGCTCAGGTGTGTCGTCGGAGGTGTAAAGCACGGGCAGGGCCCGGTGAGTGCCGAAGCGCGGGGAGGAAAAAAGAAAAGACAACGTCTCCCCCACTAGGTAAATGGATGATCGCCACCCACAAATGAAGGGGTCCCCTGATGTTTTGGCCAGATCCATCTCGGGGCTGGGCAGGTTGGTGGTTTTCATTTTGACGTTGTCCAGCTCGACCAGGAACTTCTAAGAAGCCAGGCGTGAGCAGCTTGGGAAGCCAGGCCTGAGTCTGAACGGTGACTGCTTCTAACTCGAGCTGTCGCTCTCCCAGAGCAGTTCCCCGGGCCAGGGGATTCTCACAGCTTCCAGGTGTGTGAGCCAACTTCCAACGGTCGGGTACAGCGTCATGCAGTCTGCCCATCCAGAAACCGCTGAGCCTTAGGTCATACCGGTATGACCCGTCCTGTCCAGCCACATAAAGCCGGAAAAACAGTATGGTCAATCCATGAAGATCGTGACGGTGTTCAACCACGCTGGCGGAGCGGGAAAGACGTCCATCACGCGCGATGTGGGTTATACCCTGGCCCAGGCCGGACAGCGCGTGTTGCTGATCGATCTCGATCCTCAGGCGAACCTCACCACTTGGCTGGGCCTGGGGGACGTGGATCTCGAAGACACGGCCCATGTGGTAGCCACTGCTGGTAGGCCGCTCCCCCTACCGCGGGAGGTGCATGGTCTGCAGTTGATACCTTCCCGGGTCGACCTGGCTTTGGCCGAGGCAATGATGCCGGGCGTGATCGGAGCGGAGATGTCGCTTCGTAAGGCGCTGGGTGCCGTGCGGCCGAACTACGACCTCGTGATCATTGACAGTCCACCCAGTGTCGGCAAGCTGGCGGCGATGGGTGCGCTCGCTGCGGATCACCTGATCGTGCCGGTGCCCACCCGTCACAAAGGGCTGGACGCTCTGCCGGGCTTGCAAGCGGTGATGAACATGTACCACAATCTGCGCCCGGAGCTTACGGTCGGCCTGTACGTCCCCACCATGTACGATGCGCGGCGGTCACACGACCGCGAGGTCTTGCAGCAGTTGAAACAGTACTTGTCGCCGCTGGCTGAACCGGTTCCGCAGCGTGAAGCGGTCTGGATGGACAGCAGTCTGGCTGGACAGCCGGTGGGCCTCTTCGCTCCCAACAGCCCAGTCGGGCAGGATGTCCTGCGGCTGACCGCCGACGTCGCGCGCATCCTTGATCTCCCCTTCGAGGTCCGGTCGTGACTGGGAAGGGAAAGCGGCCACCCATGCGTGCGGATCTGAGTGCCTTGCTGACCAGCACGGCCCAGGCCGGGAAAGCCGTCCAGCCTTCAGGCACGCTGCCCCTTACCCAACTGCGGCCGGGCGCGGCCCAGCCTAGGCGCAATTTTGACGAGGCGAGCTTGCAGGCCCTGGCGGCGAGTGTGCAGGAGCGGGGTGTGCTGCAGCCGCTGCTGGTGCGACCCATTGACGGTGGCTACGAGATCGTGGCGGGTGAACGTCGCTGGCGAGCAGCTCAACTCGCGGGTCTGACCGAAGTGCCGGTGGCCATCCGGGACATGACTGATCAGGAAGCCCGCGTCGCAGCCCTGGTGGAAAATCTCCAGCGCGAGGATCTCAATCTCTTGGATGAGGTGGACGCGAAGCTGGAGCTGGTGGCGATGATCCTCGCGGTGCCGCGGGACGAAGCCCGAGCCCGGCTGTTGCGCCTGACCAAAGTGGCCCCGGGGCCGGAGACAGAACACCTCGACGCCCTGTTCAGACCGCTGGGCGAATCCTGGCGAACCTTCGCTAAAAACAAGTTGCGGGTGCTGAACTGGCCTGCCCCGCTGCTTGACGCCCTGCGAGGTGGACTGCCGTTTACCCTGGGAGCCGTGATTGCTGGGGCGCCGGAGTCGTCGCAGGCCTACCTGATCCAGCGGGCCCGCGACGGGGCGTCACGGGCGGAGCTGCGTGCCGAGATCGTCCGGCTGCAGGCACAGTCGGGCAGGGGAGAGCAAACAGCGGTGGAGCGCCTCGGCCAGCGCCTCAGCAGCCGACGCTGGCTGAATAGCCTGCAGCCAGAAGAGCAAAAGGCCATTGAAAAATGGATGTCCCGA from Deinococcus terrestris includes:
- a CDS encoding ParA family protein; translated protein: MKIVTVFNHAGGAGKTSITRDVGYTLAQAGQRVLLIDLDPQANLTTWLGLGDVDLEDTAHVVATAGRPLPLPREVHGLQLIPSRVDLALAEAMMPGVIGAEMSLRKALGAVRPNYDLVIIDSPPSVGKLAAMGALAADHLIVPVPTRHKGLDALPGLQAVMNMYHNLRPELTVGLYVPTMYDARRSHDREVLQQLKQYLSPLAEPVPQREAVWMDSSLAGQPVGLFAPNSPVGQDVLRLTADVARILDLPFEVRS
- a CDS encoding ParB/RepB/Spo0J family partition protein, whose amino-acid sequence is MRADLSALLTSTAQAGKAVQPSGTLPLTQLRPGAAQPRRNFDEASLQALAASVQERGVLQPLLVRPIDGGYEIVAGERRWRAAQLAGLTEVPVAIRDMTDQEARVAALVENLQREDLNLLDEVDAKLELVAMILAVPRDEARARLLRLTKVAPGPETEHLDALFRPLGESWRTFAKNKLRVLNWPAPLLDALRGGLPFTLGAVIAGAPESSQAYLIQRARDGASRAELRAEIVRLQAQSGRGEQTAVERLGQRLSSRRWLNSLQPEEQKAIEKWMSRMPAVLRVALQED
- a CDS encoding replication initiator protein A, which gives rise to MSKPSRFDELNLSRLNLISAVDQAEVTEWDVTFENQGRVVRVRCEALPKYAVPHGLDSDVTAALLNLYIEQGEPEDGRFAVSATALLKLCGWHNTGKYHATLRHCLERLHTSSYSVSGGWRDHPKGRWTHAKFHFIESLDFSSADQYGTFDERTVISGRLADAIVASIRGGYLKPLDTEFMLSLSRPRTRALYRILDGARFDPEHPDQPLDQLEVNLIAWAEQCKLPSTVPGNIRRALASPHEELVKRGYLRSVSITGRGKAQVIRYEFVREFTPMDSVLARRFRTYGVADGVARKLLREHGRAFLIECMDRFDTLVQRGVLVVRKSKAAALMHLIGHPDEYPYPVAGVPLPGSTVSSEGSPRPVAKASRMEPLLDVPTIADEFVALPLTQQAEKLVARLGFLYRKRLSATDLDHVRQAVLEGRVAAPLVLEEAVAALARNEQDTFVQGLKAQLKTA